ACTTTTGATTTTTCCGTAAAGGCCTTTTCACCCGTTAGAATGGCCCCGGCAATGCCCCCGATCCCCTTATAAAAGGATATATAAACACTATCAAAAAGTGCACAGATTTCTGCAGCCGACTTTTGATAGTAAGGGACAATCTCAAATAGTCTCGCCCCATCAAGATGCAATTTGATTCCTTTTTCACGGCAAAAAGCTGAAATGACTTCAAGTGTTTGATAATCAGGCAATTGCCCCCCAATTTCACGCTGTGGTAATTCTAGCAATAAACACGCAATCTCCTCATCCATACCGACAACGTCTTCTAGATGAATGACTCTGCTTTTGTCGGCCAGCAACACAGGCTCGATTTGATGAAGCTCCTTTAGAGCATGTTCTTCGTGAATTTCTAAATGACTTAATGGATGATAGGCAACTTTTTTTACCCCTTTTTCATCACACCAAATCCGTAAGGCAATTTGCTGTGCCATCGTTCCACTAGGAAAAAATACAGCCGCTTCTTTCCCTAAATAAGCCGCCATTTTTGCTTGAAAGTCCTCAATAATCTTGCCATTTCCATACATATCACTTTCAAGATCATCAGCTACATTCGCGAAGGCTTCTTGTAGAACCTTTACATCTCGATTTCCGTGTCCTGGTAATGGATATTCTGTCTGTTTAAAAGCCTCCAATAAAACGTTCAGTTCACTCATTGCCTGTTTCTCCTCTCATCTATCCAATATAAAAAATTAAACCAATCGGTAAATTAAAAAGCGCTCGTTAGGATTCTTTTCATAAACAAATGGCAGGACTACTTCATCAATCCATTCAAACGCTGTTTC
The window above is part of the Bacillus sp. SORGH_AS_0510 genome. Proteins encoded here:
- a CDS encoding low specificity L-threonine aldolase, which encodes MSELNVLLEAFKQTEYPLPGHGNRDVKVLQEAFANVADDLESDMYGNGKIIEDFQAKMAAYLGKEAAVFFPSGTMAQQIALRIWCDEKGVKKVAYHPLSHLEIHEEHALKELHQIEPVLLADKSRVIHLEDVVGMDEEIACLLLELPQREIGGQLPDYQTLEVISAFCREKGIKLHLDGARLFEIVPYYQKSAAEICALFDSVYISFYKGIGGIAGAILTGEKAFTEKSKVWKRRHGGDLISLYPYIISADYYFEQRISKMAQYLEEAKELAALYHQCHAVETNPAVPVSNMFHVHISVSKQALEPILLAVYEETGVGLTSYLREVSEKECYFEVSIGDRYGAVPKERVREAFKLLDEKIKAMKE